In Scatophagus argus isolate fScaArg1 chromosome 3, fScaArg1.pri, whole genome shotgun sequence, one genomic interval encodes:
- the zmynd8 gene encoding protein kinase C-binding protein 1 isoform X7 has translation MHPQSVAEVEGKTENTAEGMEISTRSKDTGSAERMTQKRKMPSPSHSSNGHSSAETSPCPMKKKKKPGALSSSKDQSELRHGPFYYVKQPALTTDPVDVVPQDGRNDFYCWLCHREGQVLCCELCPRVYHAKCLKLPAEPEGDWFCPECEKITVAECIETQSKAMMMLTIDQLSYLLKFALQKMKQPGDHPRLSSRSPHAASTQRKTFNWTEPFQKPVSLEQHPDYAEYIFHPMDLCTLEKNIKKKTYGCTEAFLADAKWILHNCIIYNGGNHKLTATAKVIVKICEHEMNEIEVCPECYLSACQKRDNWFCEPCSNPHPLVWAKLKGFPFWPAKALRDKDGQVDARFFGQHDRAWVPLNNCYLMSKEIPFSVKKTKSIFNSAMQEMEVYVENMRKKFGVFNYAPFRTPYTPDNNFQMLLDPSNPSSTPIKPEKQEKIKLSFDMTASPKIPLARTILSAAGSTTGRRLPLSDMPRSPMSTNSSAHTGSDGEQETADKSQTKASNNQYSAGEESMDCTASPAHPRPGPAGGSLDSPKPFHSQAPSIPKQEKTPPTGSILNLNLDRSKAEMDLKELSETVQQKQGATPVLTSPKRQIKSRFQLNLDKTIESCKAQLGIDEISIDVYKGEERSDSEDSDKSDTSDSEYGSDDEQKTRDSQDAATSDEALKEPTKSKVKDQPSPCQDKESKADTLMGSKSTTGDAAATASEVPTKEKTSTDSEKESQEKSKAPPASPGPREKSQVKEDAKQSIPVEDSDSERELVIDLGEEQGGKDRKRSRKDNTTVKESSAGKPEAAATPALKKQRPLLPRETVPVVQRAVVYNPTAKFQASSQKWHVQKNQQPGATTQMQASSPRQGQAQVLTQTQTAGNGLTAVSSSSAQQASQSTRYQTRQAVKAVQQKDTTLTTSTSAVTLVSSSPASVAMMAASSLGTAASSSPVETDLYIPTASADVAADIAKYTNKIMDAIKGTMTEIYNDLSKSTSGNTIAEIRRLRIEIEKLQWLHQQELSEMKHNLELTMAEMRQSLEQERERLVSEVKKQMELEKQQAVDETKKKQWCANCRKEAIFYCCWNTSYCDYPCQQAHWPEHMKSCTQSATAPQPEPEAESTADLPNKSLGQTTSGPNSLRDTPVSAPSDKDCEMEKSTDNVAVTLS, from the exons ATGCATCCACAGAG CGTGGCAGAGGTCGAGGGAAAAACTGAGAATACAGCAGAAGGAATGGAGATCTCAACACGGTCCAAAG ACACGGGGTCAGCAGAGCGGATGACCCAAAAACGAAAGATGCCAAGTCCTTCTCACTCATCAAATGGTCACTCATCTGCTGAAACCTCCCCCTGTccaatgaaaaagaagaagaaaccaggTGCTCTTAGCAGCAGCAAGGACCAG TCAGAACTAAGACATGGTCCCTTTTACTATGTGAAGCAGCCAGCACTCACCACAGACCCTGTTGATGTTGTACCGCAGGACGGCAGGAATGACTTCTACTGCTGGCTGTGCCACCGCGAGGGCCAGGTGCTCTGCTGTGAGCTCTGCCCCAGGGTGTACCACGCCAAGTGCCTCAAACTACCAGCCGAGCCAGAGGGCGACTGGTTCTGTCCGGAGTGTGAG AAAATAACAGTTGCTGAGTGTATAGAGACTCAGAGCAAAGCCATGATGATGCTAACTATAGACCAGCTGTCTTACCTACTAAAGTTTGCCCTTCAGAAGATGAAACAGCCAGGT GATCATCCCCGCTTGTCATCTCGCTCCCCCCATGCAGCTTCCACGCAGAGAAAGACTTTTAATTGG ACTGAACCCTTCCAGAAACCCGTCTCTCTTGAACAGCATCCGGATTACGCAGAGTACATTTTTCACCCCATGGATCTTTGCACACTAGAAAAG aatattaaaaagaaaacatatggCTGCACAGAGGCATTTTTGGCAGATGCAAAATGGATTTTGCACAACTGTATTATATACAATGGAG GCAATCACAAACTCACAGCAACTGCTAAAGTGATAGTAAAAATCTGTGAGCACGAG ATGAACGAGATTGAAGTTTGTCCTGAGTGTTATCTGTCTGCTTGCCAAAAGAGAGACAACTGGTTCTGTGAGCCTTGT AGTAACCCGCACCCTCTGGTGTGGGCCAAACTGAAAGGATTTCCATTCTGGCCTGCTAAAGCTCTGCGGGACAAAGATGGACAGGTGGATGCTCGCTTTTTTGGTCAGCATGACAG GGCTTGGGTTCCTTTAAACAATTGCTACCTTATGTCCAAAGAGATTCCATTCTCTGTGAAGAAGACCAAAAGCATCTTCAACAGTGCCATGCAAGAGATGGAGGTCTACGTGGAGAACATGAGGAAGAAGTTTGGAGTCTTTAACTATGCTCCCTTCAGGACACCCTATACTCCTGACAACAATTTCCAGATGCTGCTGGATCCCTCAAATCCCTCATCCACCCCCATCAAACCTGAGAAACAGGAGAAGATCAAGCTGAGCTTTGATATGACGGCATCACCCAAGATCCCTTTGGCCAGGACCATATTGTCTGCTGCTGGGAGCACAACAGGCCGGCGGCTCCCCCTCAGTGACATGCCTCGCTCCCCCATGAGCACCAACTCCTCTGCCCATACAGGTTCGGATGGGGAACAGGAGACGGCTGACAAGTCCCAGACAAAAGCATCAAACAACCAGTACAGTGCGGGAGAAGAGTCCATGGACTGCACAG CATCACCTGCCCATCCTCGACCTGGTCCAGCAGGCGGTTCCTTGGACAGCCCTAAACCATTCCATTCTCAAGCTCCTAGCATCCCCAAGCAGGAGAAGACACCACCTACTGGAAGCATTCTGAATCTCAATCTTG ATCGGAGTAAAGCAGAAATGGACCTAAAGGAGCTCAGTGAAACTGTTCAGCAGAAACAAGGAGCCACACCGGTTCTCACCTCTCCAAAAAGACAGATCAAAAGCCGTTTCCAGCTGAACTTGGACAAAACCATTGAGAGCTGCAAGGCACAGCTGG GTATCGATGAGATTTCTATTGATGTTTATAAAGGTGAGGAACGCAGTGACTCAGAAGACTCTGATAAATCTGACACCAGTGACAGTGAGTATGGCAGTGATGACGAGCAAAAGACCAGGGACAGTCAGGATGCAGCAACCAGTGATGAAGCCCTGAAGGAGCCTACCAAAAGTAAAGTGAAAGACCAACCTTCCCCGTGCCAAGATAAGGAGAGTAAAGCTGATACGCTCATGGGATCCAAGTCTACAACAGGTGACGCCGCTGCAACGGCATCAGAGGTTCCAActaaagagaaaacaagcacaGATTCAGAAAAAGAGAGCCAAGAGAAGTCCAAAGCACCTCCAGCATCACCTGGTCCCAGAGAGAAGTCTCAGGTGAAAGAGGACGCAAAGCAGTCTATTCCAGTGGAGGATTCTGACTCAGAGAGAGAGCTGGTTATTGACCTTGGAGAGGAACAGGGAGGcaaggacaggaagaggagcaggaaagACAACACCACTGTTAAAGAGTCATCTGCTGGTAAACCTGAAG cgGCTGCCACACCAGCGTTGAAGAAACAGCGGCCCCTGCTGCCCAGAGAGACGGTACCAGTGGTGCAGAGAGCTGTGGTATACAATCCCACTGCCAAATTTCAGGCCTCCTCTCAGAAGTGGCACGTGCAGAAGAACCAGCAACCTGGCGCAACCACACAGATGCAGGCGTCGTCTCCCAGGCAAGGCCAAGCTCAAGTGTTGACCCAGACACAGACTGCTGGGAATGGCTTGACAGCGGTATCCTCCTCGTCAGCACAGCAGGCTTCACAAAGTACACGCTATCAGACCAGACAGGCTGTTAAAG cTGTTCAACAAAAAGACACCACACTCACCACATCCACGTCAGCGGTCACCCTGGTATCCAGTAGTCCAGCTTCGGTTGCCATGATGGCAGCGTCAAGCTTGGGCACAGCTGCTTCATCTTCACCGGTGGAAACTGACCTGTATATTCCCACTGCCTCAGCAGATGTGGCTGCAGACATTGCCAAGTACACAAATAAA ataATGGATGCAATCAAAGGTACAATGACTGAAATCTACAATGATCTTTCTAAGAGTACATCAGGAAATACAATAGCAGAG ATCAGACGGCTGAGAATTGAAATAGAAAAATTACAGTGGCTGCATCAACAAGAGTTGTCAGAAATGAAGCACAATCTTG AGCTTACAATGGCAGAGATGAGGCAAAGTCTggaacaggaaagagagaggttGGTGTCCGAGGTGAAGAAGCAGATGGAGCTGGAAAAGCAGCAAGCAGTGGAtgagacaaagaagaaacaatgGTGTGCAAACTGCAGGAAAGAGGCCATCTTCTATTGCTGCTGGAACACCAGCTACTGTGATTACCCCTGTCAGCAAGCCCACTGGCCAGAGCACATGAAGTCCTGCACTCAGTCAG CCACAGCCCCGCAGCCAGAGCCTGAAGCTGAGTCGACAGCGGACCTCCCAAACAAAAGTTTAGGGCAAACCACCAGTGGCCCTAACTCTCTCAGAGACACACCTGTCTCTGCGCCATCAGACAAAGACTGTGAAATGGAGAAGAGCACTGATAACGTTGCCGTCACTTTGTCCTAA
- the zmynd8 gene encoding protein kinase C-binding protein 1 isoform X6 codes for MHPQSVAEVEGKTENTAEGMEISTRSKDTGSAERMTQKRKMPSPSHSSNGHSSAETSPCPMKKKKKPGALSSSKDQDGRNDFYCWLCHREGQVLCCELCPRVYHAKCLKLPAEPEGDWFCPECEKITVAECIETQSKAMMMLTIDQLSYLLKFALQKMKQPGTEPFQKPVSLEQHPDYAEYIFHPMDLCTLEKNIKKKTYGCTEAFLADAKWILHNCIIYNGGNHKLTATAKVIVKICEHEMNEIEVCPECYLSACQKRDNWFCEPCSNPHPLVWAKLKGFPFWPAKALRDKDGQVDARFFGQHDRAWVPLNNCYLMSKEIPFSVKKTKSIFNSAMQEMEVYVENMRKKFGVFNYAPFRTPYTPDNNFQMLLDPSNPSSTPIKPEKQEKIKLSFDMTASPKIPLARTILSAAGSTTGRRLPLSDMPRSPMSTNSSAHTGSDGEQETADKSQTKASNNQYSAGEESMDCTASPAHPRPGPAGGSLDSPKPFHSQAPSIPKQEKTPPTGSILNLNLDRSKAEMDLKELSETVQQKQGATPVLTSPKRQIKSRFQLNLDKTIESCKAQLGIDEISIDVYKGEERSDSEDSDKSDTSDSEYGSDDEQKTRDSQDAATSDEALKEPTKSKVKDQPSPCQDKESKADTLMGSKSTTGDAAATASEVPTKEKTSTDSEKESQEKSKAPPASPGPREKSQVKEDAKQSIPVEDSDSERELVIDLGEEQGGKDRKRSRKDNTTVKESSAGKPEGKALTPPTLPSQNSTAPSTPSSVSTQSPMAIPVTMISFTTPSPATISLTTVSSATTTPPSSSSPSAAATPALKKQRPLLPRETVPVVQRAVVYNPTAKFQASSQKWHVQKNQQPGATTQMQASSPRQGQAQVLTQTQTAGNGLTAVSSSSAQQASQSTRYQTRQAVKAVQQKDTTLTTSTSAVTLVSSSPASVAMMAASSLGTAASSSPVETDLYIPTASADVAADIAKYTNKIMDAIKGTMTEIYNDLSKSTSGNTIAEIRRLRIEIEKLQWLHQQELSEMKHNLELTMAEMRQSLEQERERLVSEVKKQMELEKQQAVDETKKKQWCANCRKEAIFYCCWNTSYCDYPCQQAHWPEHMKSCTQSATAPQPEPEAESTADLPNKSLGQTTSGPNSLRDTPVSAPSDKDCEMEKSTDNVAVTLS; via the exons ATGCATCCACAGAG CGTGGCAGAGGTCGAGGGAAAAACTGAGAATACAGCAGAAGGAATGGAGATCTCAACACGGTCCAAAG ACACGGGGTCAGCAGAGCGGATGACCCAAAAACGAAAGATGCCAAGTCCTTCTCACTCATCAAATGGTCACTCATCTGCTGAAACCTCCCCCTGTccaatgaaaaagaagaagaaaccaggTGCTCTTAGCAGCAGCAAGGACCAG GACGGCAGGAATGACTTCTACTGCTGGCTGTGCCACCGCGAGGGCCAGGTGCTCTGCTGTGAGCTCTGCCCCAGGGTGTACCACGCCAAGTGCCTCAAACTACCAGCCGAGCCAGAGGGCGACTGGTTCTGTCCGGAGTGTGAG AAAATAACAGTTGCTGAGTGTATAGAGACTCAGAGCAAAGCCATGATGATGCTAACTATAGACCAGCTGTCTTACCTACTAAAGTTTGCCCTTCAGAAGATGAAACAGCCAGGT ACTGAACCCTTCCAGAAACCCGTCTCTCTTGAACAGCATCCGGATTACGCAGAGTACATTTTTCACCCCATGGATCTTTGCACACTAGAAAAG aatattaaaaagaaaacatatggCTGCACAGAGGCATTTTTGGCAGATGCAAAATGGATTTTGCACAACTGTATTATATACAATGGAG GCAATCACAAACTCACAGCAACTGCTAAAGTGATAGTAAAAATCTGTGAGCACGAG ATGAACGAGATTGAAGTTTGTCCTGAGTGTTATCTGTCTGCTTGCCAAAAGAGAGACAACTGGTTCTGTGAGCCTTGT AGTAACCCGCACCCTCTGGTGTGGGCCAAACTGAAAGGATTTCCATTCTGGCCTGCTAAAGCTCTGCGGGACAAAGATGGACAGGTGGATGCTCGCTTTTTTGGTCAGCATGACAG GGCTTGGGTTCCTTTAAACAATTGCTACCTTATGTCCAAAGAGATTCCATTCTCTGTGAAGAAGACCAAAAGCATCTTCAACAGTGCCATGCAAGAGATGGAGGTCTACGTGGAGAACATGAGGAAGAAGTTTGGAGTCTTTAACTATGCTCCCTTCAGGACACCCTATACTCCTGACAACAATTTCCAGATGCTGCTGGATCCCTCAAATCCCTCATCCACCCCCATCAAACCTGAGAAACAGGAGAAGATCAAGCTGAGCTTTGATATGACGGCATCACCCAAGATCCCTTTGGCCAGGACCATATTGTCTGCTGCTGGGAGCACAACAGGCCGGCGGCTCCCCCTCAGTGACATGCCTCGCTCCCCCATGAGCACCAACTCCTCTGCCCATACAGGTTCGGATGGGGAACAGGAGACGGCTGACAAGTCCCAGACAAAAGCATCAAACAACCAGTACAGTGCGGGAGAAGAGTCCATGGACTGCACAG CATCACCTGCCCATCCTCGACCTGGTCCAGCAGGCGGTTCCTTGGACAGCCCTAAACCATTCCATTCTCAAGCTCCTAGCATCCCCAAGCAGGAGAAGACACCACCTACTGGAAGCATTCTGAATCTCAATCTTG ATCGGAGTAAAGCAGAAATGGACCTAAAGGAGCTCAGTGAAACTGTTCAGCAGAAACAAGGAGCCACACCGGTTCTCACCTCTCCAAAAAGACAGATCAAAAGCCGTTTCCAGCTGAACTTGGACAAAACCATTGAGAGCTGCAAGGCACAGCTGG GTATCGATGAGATTTCTATTGATGTTTATAAAGGTGAGGAACGCAGTGACTCAGAAGACTCTGATAAATCTGACACCAGTGACAGTGAGTATGGCAGTGATGACGAGCAAAAGACCAGGGACAGTCAGGATGCAGCAACCAGTGATGAAGCCCTGAAGGAGCCTACCAAAAGTAAAGTGAAAGACCAACCTTCCCCGTGCCAAGATAAGGAGAGTAAAGCTGATACGCTCATGGGATCCAAGTCTACAACAGGTGACGCCGCTGCAACGGCATCAGAGGTTCCAActaaagagaaaacaagcacaGATTCAGAAAAAGAGAGCCAAGAGAAGTCCAAAGCACCTCCAGCATCACCTGGTCCCAGAGAGAAGTCTCAGGTGAAAGAGGACGCAAAGCAGTCTATTCCAGTGGAGGATTCTGACTCAGAGAGAGAGCTGGTTATTGACCTTGGAGAGGAACAGGGAGGcaaggacaggaagaggagcaggaaagACAACACCACTGTTAAAGAGTCATCTGCTGGTAAACCTGAAG GTAAAGCCCTGACCCCACCGACACTTCCGTCTCAAAACAGTACAGCTCCTTCCACACCCTCCAGTGTTTCCACACAGTCCCCTATGGCCATTCCTGTCACCATGATCTCATTCACTACTCCTTCTCCTGCAACCATAAGCCTTACAACCGTGTCCAGTGCGACCACAAcacccccctcttcctcctccccctcagcgGCTGCCACACCAGCGTTGAAGAAACAGCGGCCCCTGCTGCCCAGAGAGACGGTACCAGTGGTGCAGAGAGCTGTGGTATACAATCCCACTGCCAAATTTCAGGCCTCCTCTCAGAAGTGGCACGTGCAGAAGAACCAGCAACCTGGCGCAACCACACAGATGCAGGCGTCGTCTCCCAGGCAAGGCCAAGCTCAAGTGTTGACCCAGACACAGACTGCTGGGAATGGCTTGACAGCGGTATCCTCCTCGTCAGCACAGCAGGCTTCACAAAGTACACGCTATCAGACCAGACAGGCTGTTAAAG cTGTTCAACAAAAAGACACCACACTCACCACATCCACGTCAGCGGTCACCCTGGTATCCAGTAGTCCAGCTTCGGTTGCCATGATGGCAGCGTCAAGCTTGGGCACAGCTGCTTCATCTTCACCGGTGGAAACTGACCTGTATATTCCCACTGCCTCAGCAGATGTGGCTGCAGACATTGCCAAGTACACAAATAAA ataATGGATGCAATCAAAGGTACAATGACTGAAATCTACAATGATCTTTCTAAGAGTACATCAGGAAATACAATAGCAGAG ATCAGACGGCTGAGAATTGAAATAGAAAAATTACAGTGGCTGCATCAACAAGAGTTGTCAGAAATGAAGCACAATCTTG AGCTTACAATGGCAGAGATGAGGCAAAGTCTggaacaggaaagagagaggttGGTGTCCGAGGTGAAGAAGCAGATGGAGCTGGAAAAGCAGCAAGCAGTGGAtgagacaaagaagaaacaatgGTGTGCAAACTGCAGGAAAGAGGCCATCTTCTATTGCTGCTGGAACACCAGCTACTGTGATTACCCCTGTCAGCAAGCCCACTGGCCAGAGCACATGAAGTCCTGCACTCAGTCAG CCACAGCCCCGCAGCCAGAGCCTGAAGCTGAGTCGACAGCGGACCTCCCAAACAAAAGTTTAGGGCAAACCACCAGTGGCCCTAACTCTCTCAGAGACACACCTGTCTCTGCGCCATCAGACAAAGACTGTGAAATGGAGAAGAGCACTGATAACGTTGCCGTCACTTTGTCCTAA
- the zmynd8 gene encoding protein kinase C-binding protein 1 isoform X4 has translation MHPQSVAEVEGKTENTAEGMEISTRSKDTGSAERMTQKRKMPSPSHSSNGHSSAETSPCPMKKKKKPGALSSSKDQDGRNDFYCWLCHREGQVLCCELCPRVYHAKCLKLPAEPEGDWFCPECEKITVAECIETQSKAMMMLTIDQLSYLLKFALQKMKQPGDHPRLSSRSPHAASTQRKTFNWTEPFQKPVSLEQHPDYAEYIFHPMDLCTLEKNIKKKTYGCTEAFLADAKWILHNCIIYNGGNHKLTATAKVIVKICEHEMNEIEVCPECYLSACQKRDNWFCEPCSNPHPLVWAKLKGFPFWPAKALRDKDGQVDARFFGQHDRAWVPLNNCYLMSKEIPFSVKKTKSIFNSAMQEMEVYVENMRKKFGVFNYAPFRTPYTPDNNFQMLLDPSNPSSTPIKPEKQEKIKLSFDMTASPKIPLARTILSAAGSTTGRRLPLSDMPRSPMSTNSSAHTGSDGEQETADKSQTKASNNQYSAGEESMDCTASPAHPRPGPAGGSLDSPKPFHSQAPSIPKQEKTPPTGSILNLNLDRSKAEMDLKELSETVQQKQGATPVLTSPKRQIKSRFQLNLDKTIESCKAQLGIDEISIDVYKGEERSDSEDSDKSDTSDSEYGSDDEQKTRDSQDAATSDEALKEPTKSKVKDQPSPCQDKESKADTLMGSKSTTGDAAATASEVPTKEKTSTDSEKESQEKSKAPPASPGPREKSQVKEDAKQSIPVEDSDSERELVIDLGEEQGGKDRKRSRKDNTTVKESSAGKPEGKALTPPTLPSQNSTAPSTPSSVSTQSPMAIPVTMISFTTPSPATISLTTVSSATTTPPSSSSPSAAATPALKKQRPLLPRETVPVVQRAVVYNPTAKFQASSQKWHVQKNQQPGATTQMQASSPRQGQAQVLTQTQTAGNGLTAVSSSSAQQASQSTRYQTRQAVKAVQQKDTTLTTSTSAVTLVSSSPASVAMMAASSLGTAASSSPVETDLYIPTASADVAADIAKYTNKIMDAIKGTMTEIYNDLSKSTSGNTIAEIRRLRIEIEKLQWLHQQELSEMKHNLELTMAEMRQSLEQERERLVSEVKKQMELEKQQAVDETKKKQWCANCRKEAIFYCCWNTSYCDYPCQQAHWPEHMKSCTQSATAPQPEPEAESTADLPNKSLGQTTSGPNSLRDTPVSAPSDKDCEMEKSTDNVAVTLS, from the exons ATGCATCCACAGAG CGTGGCAGAGGTCGAGGGAAAAACTGAGAATACAGCAGAAGGAATGGAGATCTCAACACGGTCCAAAG ACACGGGGTCAGCAGAGCGGATGACCCAAAAACGAAAGATGCCAAGTCCTTCTCACTCATCAAATGGTCACTCATCTGCTGAAACCTCCCCCTGTccaatgaaaaagaagaagaaaccaggTGCTCTTAGCAGCAGCAAGGACCAG GACGGCAGGAATGACTTCTACTGCTGGCTGTGCCACCGCGAGGGCCAGGTGCTCTGCTGTGAGCTCTGCCCCAGGGTGTACCACGCCAAGTGCCTCAAACTACCAGCCGAGCCAGAGGGCGACTGGTTCTGTCCGGAGTGTGAG AAAATAACAGTTGCTGAGTGTATAGAGACTCAGAGCAAAGCCATGATGATGCTAACTATAGACCAGCTGTCTTACCTACTAAAGTTTGCCCTTCAGAAGATGAAACAGCCAGGT GATCATCCCCGCTTGTCATCTCGCTCCCCCCATGCAGCTTCCACGCAGAGAAAGACTTTTAATTGG ACTGAACCCTTCCAGAAACCCGTCTCTCTTGAACAGCATCCGGATTACGCAGAGTACATTTTTCACCCCATGGATCTTTGCACACTAGAAAAG aatattaaaaagaaaacatatggCTGCACAGAGGCATTTTTGGCAGATGCAAAATGGATTTTGCACAACTGTATTATATACAATGGAG GCAATCACAAACTCACAGCAACTGCTAAAGTGATAGTAAAAATCTGTGAGCACGAG ATGAACGAGATTGAAGTTTGTCCTGAGTGTTATCTGTCTGCTTGCCAAAAGAGAGACAACTGGTTCTGTGAGCCTTGT AGTAACCCGCACCCTCTGGTGTGGGCCAAACTGAAAGGATTTCCATTCTGGCCTGCTAAAGCTCTGCGGGACAAAGATGGACAGGTGGATGCTCGCTTTTTTGGTCAGCATGACAG GGCTTGGGTTCCTTTAAACAATTGCTACCTTATGTCCAAAGAGATTCCATTCTCTGTGAAGAAGACCAAAAGCATCTTCAACAGTGCCATGCAAGAGATGGAGGTCTACGTGGAGAACATGAGGAAGAAGTTTGGAGTCTTTAACTATGCTCCCTTCAGGACACCCTATACTCCTGACAACAATTTCCAGATGCTGCTGGATCCCTCAAATCCCTCATCCACCCCCATCAAACCTGAGAAACAGGAGAAGATCAAGCTGAGCTTTGATATGACGGCATCACCCAAGATCCCTTTGGCCAGGACCATATTGTCTGCTGCTGGGAGCACAACAGGCCGGCGGCTCCCCCTCAGTGACATGCCTCGCTCCCCCATGAGCACCAACTCCTCTGCCCATACAGGTTCGGATGGGGAACAGGAGACGGCTGACAAGTCCCAGACAAAAGCATCAAACAACCAGTACAGTGCGGGAGAAGAGTCCATGGACTGCACAG CATCACCTGCCCATCCTCGACCTGGTCCAGCAGGCGGTTCCTTGGACAGCCCTAAACCATTCCATTCTCAAGCTCCTAGCATCCCCAAGCAGGAGAAGACACCACCTACTGGAAGCATTCTGAATCTCAATCTTG ATCGGAGTAAAGCAGAAATGGACCTAAAGGAGCTCAGTGAAACTGTTCAGCAGAAACAAGGAGCCACACCGGTTCTCACCTCTCCAAAAAGACAGATCAAAAGCCGTTTCCAGCTGAACTTGGACAAAACCATTGAGAGCTGCAAGGCACAGCTGG GTATCGATGAGATTTCTATTGATGTTTATAAAGGTGAGGAACGCAGTGACTCAGAAGACTCTGATAAATCTGACACCAGTGACAGTGAGTATGGCAGTGATGACGAGCAAAAGACCAGGGACAGTCAGGATGCAGCAACCAGTGATGAAGCCCTGAAGGAGCCTACCAAAAGTAAAGTGAAAGACCAACCTTCCCCGTGCCAAGATAAGGAGAGTAAAGCTGATACGCTCATGGGATCCAAGTCTACAACAGGTGACGCCGCTGCAACGGCATCAGAGGTTCCAActaaagagaaaacaagcacaGATTCAGAAAAAGAGAGCCAAGAGAAGTCCAAAGCACCTCCAGCATCACCTGGTCCCAGAGAGAAGTCTCAGGTGAAAGAGGACGCAAAGCAGTCTATTCCAGTGGAGGATTCTGACTCAGAGAGAGAGCTGGTTATTGACCTTGGAGAGGAACAGGGAGGcaaggacaggaagaggagcaggaaagACAACACCACTGTTAAAGAGTCATCTGCTGGTAAACCTGAAG GTAAAGCCCTGACCCCACCGACACTTCCGTCTCAAAACAGTACAGCTCCTTCCACACCCTCCAGTGTTTCCACACAGTCCCCTATGGCCATTCCTGTCACCATGATCTCATTCACTACTCCTTCTCCTGCAACCATAAGCCTTACAACCGTGTCCAGTGCGACCACAAcacccccctcttcctcctccccctcagcgGCTGCCACACCAGCGTTGAAGAAACAGCGGCCCCTGCTGCCCAGAGAGACGGTACCAGTGGTGCAGAGAGCTGTGGTATACAATCCCACTGCCAAATTTCAGGCCTCCTCTCAGAAGTGGCACGTGCAGAAGAACCAGCAACCTGGCGCAACCACACAGATGCAGGCGTCGTCTCCCAGGCAAGGCCAAGCTCAAGTGTTGACCCAGACACAGACTGCTGGGAATGGCTTGACAGCGGTATCCTCCTCGTCAGCACAGCAGGCTTCACAAAGTACACGCTATCAGACCAGACAGGCTGTTAAAG cTGTTCAACAAAAAGACACCACACTCACCACATCCACGTCAGCGGTCACCCTGGTATCCAGTAGTCCAGCTTCGGTTGCCATGATGGCAGCGTCAAGCTTGGGCACAGCTGCTTCATCTTCACCGGTGGAAACTGACCTGTATATTCCCACTGCCTCAGCAGATGTGGCTGCAGACATTGCCAAGTACACAAATAAA ataATGGATGCAATCAAAGGTACAATGACTGAAATCTACAATGATCTTTCTAAGAGTACATCAGGAAATACAATAGCAGAG ATCAGACGGCTGAGAATTGAAATAGAAAAATTACAGTGGCTGCATCAACAAGAGTTGTCAGAAATGAAGCACAATCTTG AGCTTACAATGGCAGAGATGAGGCAAAGTCTggaacaggaaagagagaggttGGTGTCCGAGGTGAAGAAGCAGATGGAGCTGGAAAAGCAGCAAGCAGTGGAtgagacaaagaagaaacaatgGTGTGCAAACTGCAGGAAAGAGGCCATCTTCTATTGCTGCTGGAACACCAGCTACTGTGATTACCCCTGTCAGCAAGCCCACTGGCCAGAGCACATGAAGTCCTGCACTCAGTCAG CCACAGCCCCGCAGCCAGAGCCTGAAGCTGAGTCGACAGCGGACCTCCCAAACAAAAGTTTAGGGCAAACCACCAGTGGCCCTAACTCTCTCAGAGACACACCTGTCTCTGCGCCATCAGACAAAGACTGTGAAATGGAGAAGAGCACTGATAACGTTGCCGTCACTTTGTCCTAA